From a single Mangifera indica cultivar Alphonso chromosome 19, CATAS_Mindica_2.1, whole genome shotgun sequence genomic region:
- the LOC123203215 gene encoding TMV resistance protein N-like, producing the protein MSSQRGSLNGSSSSSVGWKYDVFLNFQGEDTGKRFTDHLFAAMDRKGFKVFKGDKELERETPISMELVKTIEESRISIVVFSRRYASCTWCLNELAKIVECMKIRRQIVIPIFYDVEPSVPRHQKGVFEEAFAKHEEIFKENLQNVQMWRNALQEVANLKGFHLKDRHESEFIRAIVEEVSSKLGGSTSTFMNLKKLLVSCLDQLQAQAQTMRIQWGRSVISSSPFFFFLNFFPEGIR; encoded by the exons atgagCAGCCAAAGAGGTTCTTTGAATgggtcttcttcttcttctgtcgGATGGAAATATGAtgtatttttaaactttcaagGTGAAGACACTGGCAAAAGATTCACAGATCATCTATTTGCTGCTATGGATCGGAAAGGATTTAAAGTATTTAAGGGCGACAAAGAACTTGAAAGGGAAACTCCCATTTCAATGGAACTCGTCAAAACAATTGAAGAATCAAGAATTTCGATTGTTGTTTTCTCAAGACGCTATGCTTCATGTACTTGGTGCTTGAATGAACTAGCTAAGATTGTCGAATGCATGAAAATAAGGCGACAAATAGTCATTCCGATTTTCTATGATGTTGAGCCAAGTGTTCCAAGACATCAAAAGGGAGTCTTTGAAGAAGCATTTGCTAAACATGAAGAAATTTTTAAGGAGAATTTACAGAATGTGCAAATGTGGAGGAACGCTTTACAAGAGGTGGCCAATCTCAAAGGATTCCATTTGAAGGATAG GCATGAAAGTGAGTTTATCAGAGCAATTGTGGAAGAAGTGTCAAGTAAATTAGGAGGTTCGACTTCAACATTTATGAATCTGAAGAAACTACTTGTTTCATGTTTAGATCAACTGCAAGCACAAGCGCAGACAATGAGAATCCAGTGGGGCCGATCCGTAATTTCAtcatcacctttttttttttttttaaatttttttccagaAGGTATCCGATGA
- the LOC123203217 gene encoding uncharacterized protein LOC123203217 has translation MNEIDFLTNVTRRDTFKVLGFGKGSVMQGRDSRYWDKDDRRRDDNYNEDEVERSSTAAKGGSNNMGHVLVKMVNGNKKISHDDPHKGLDGKGVDLYNEAGRDELKIYEAKYEASLKNLGQSGNAKGIGNQQSEDKDFEMRSEAMDVDDEYDNNAEFHDTQVE, from the coding sequence ATGAATGAAATTGATTTTCTTACTAATGTGACACGGAGGGACACATTTAAAGTTCTTGGATTTGGTAAGGGCTCGGTAATGCAGGGAAGAGATTCAAGATATTGGGATAAGGATGATAGGAGAAGGGATGATAATTACAATGAGGATGAAGTAGAACGTTCTAGCACGGCTGCAAAGGGTGGAAGTAATAATATGGGCCATGTTCTTGTGAAAATGGTGAATGGCAACAAGAAGATTTCTCATGATGATCCACATAAGGGTTTAGATGGAAAAGGAGTTGATTTGTATAACGAAGCTGGGCGTGatgaattgaaaatatatgaagCAAAATATGAAGCATCCCTAAAGAATTTGGGCCAATCAGGAAATGCCAAAGGAATAGGAAATCAACAGTCTGAAGATAAAGATTTTGAGATGCGAAGTGAGGCTATGGATGTTGATGATGAGTATGATAATAATGCTGAATTTCATGATACTCAAGTGGAATAA